The Juglans microcarpa x Juglans regia isolate MS1-56 chromosome 8D, Jm3101_v1.0, whole genome shotgun sequence genomic sequence GCCCAAAGCCCAGGGTTGTTTCTCGAAGCAGAGAACTCATGACCACTTACCTCTCTGTAATTTTGGCAAGTATACCTCTACATCCATGAGAATCAACTCCTTGAGGAAACTGTCTTGGCTGCTTTATGATTAGGATCCCTGATTCCCTATCAGGCAGGTCTAATCGACACCTTGAAACTATCATGGTTGCTATGGGCAATAGCATCCCTGCCATAATCATTTGCATTTTAGGCAGATATCAGGCCCTAAAATTTCACGTCATATTTGCCATGGAACAACCGGTGTGTTGCTGCATCAAAACCCAATCTCGTATTGCAACGACCTTCAACAGTGTTGCCACTTTTCCCCGTGCATTTCTGTACATAGAAATTGATGGATATGTTAATTGTCTGGGGAATCTATGCGGCTCAGATAGAATCTGATTCCATATAATTATGCATAGAGCATAATACTGTTGTGAATGGAGAATAGTTGATCCCTTTCCAAGAGCATGTTCACATCTATTCAATGTTTACACAACTGTGGCTTCACGGGTAAGCTGCTAGCGCATTATCTTAGAAAGCAGGGAGTAATTGTTTATTAATAAGCTGTGTTAGTTGCCTTGGGGAAGATAAAGTACGAAAAGAGGATGCCTCTTTTATGAATCTTCACCAAAGTTGTTGCGTAGGAAAATTCCTTGAGATTAGCTCCCAAAACAAGCTAAGCTCAGCAACCAGTTTCAGAGAATATATCAAACAGTCGGTAGGGATGGAGAGTTAAGTTGTCTGGCAAAGCGCCACCCCCCTGCCAACTCCTGCCACCCCCGCTGCATCAGTGATTTGTTTCCTGAATGGAGGCTGGCGCTACATGCAGCAAGACAAGCAGGCTTTCTTCATATGAGAAGCTGGTGGCTATAGGCTTGGCCCTTCTAGCTGTGATTTCTCCTCTCTATATCGACAGGAGACCGGTGATTAGTGATTCAGAACTCGATGAGGAGCCCGTCAGCCTTGTTCCTTGGCTTCATCTAATGCTGTTGGTGTTGATATTGGCCATCACTCTATCAAGTTACTTGGAACGGTGCTTTACCAGGTCTGATCCTTATTGGATACACAGAGTTGGTGGTTCTTCTGGTGGTCTAATTGTGATTCTTGTGCTTCTTGTACTGGTTTTGAAGTGTAAAGCCTCTGGAAAGAGCTGGGAGGCTTAACTgaaattgagagagagggagaagggcCTTGAAGATTTTGTATTGCTGCGTATGGGGTAATTTTTCATATGTAAGTAATTATCTTTTTAGAGATGGGGGGTAGCTTAGCAGCTCCTCGAATGGAATCTAGAGGTTTGTTTACAGCTATTTCTTTTAGGCCTCCCTCCCTTTCCACACATGCATGCACGTTTATACGCAAACTCAATTATTATCTTCACAAATATCCAACTTCACCTATCATTTCGTTATTAACATCCCTCCAACAGGAGAacccttgtttgttttcgcagatgaaataagattaaagttaaaagtttaaataaaatattgttagaatatattttttaatattatttttattttaaaatttaaaaaaattgaattgtttattttattttgtgtaagaatttaaaaaaattataataattagattagatgagttgagatgaactatgaaaacaaactaggtcacaccaaaacaaaattcaaatttcttctcaatattataaaaaaaggtaCAAATCCAAAAAGTATTTTCATCATGATCAGGTATCCTCGTCCTATCATAAAATTgtcatactattttttttttttttttgtttaaattgtctatatatatactaacttTTAAATGTCATTGAGACCTTcatataaaacattaaaatacaCTCTTTAATCAAAAGATGCATATAAGTTTTATCCTCCATCCGTCTCATGTCAGCAGCTACTTACTAGTTACTCTTCCATTGCTTATCTTACTAAGTGGTATGGGGTTGACAGacgttaaaaattaataaattatccaTTCTATATCCATGAATGCTTGGCTCGGCTCTTGGTTGCTGACACACGAGAGGGATTGACAGATTGTtgtcaaaatggaaaa encodes the following:
- the LOC121242133 gene encoding uncharacterized protein LOC121242133; the encoded protein is MEAGATCSKTSRLSSYEKLVAIGLALLAVISPLYIDRRPVISDSELDEEPVSLVPWLHLMLLVLILAITLSSYLERCFTRSDPYWIHRVGGSSGGLIVILVLLVLVLKCKASGKSWEA